In Carya illinoinensis cultivar Pawnee chromosome 6, C.illinoinensisPawnee_v1, whole genome shotgun sequence, a single genomic region encodes these proteins:
- the LOC122312999 gene encoding uncharacterized protein LOC122312999 codes for MDLNKLYLNAPHSMGTTIIGVTYNGGVVLGADSRTSTGEDSIGLGISSPRARTMLEEEGFGAFYKLPFQSNSWHTYRRGKLVCRRGKIRRNETLVFQNCNLL; via the exons ATGGATCTTAACAAACTCTATCTAAATGCCCCTCATTCCATGGGCACGACCATCATCGGCGTCACTTACAACGGAGGAGTTGTTCTCGGAGCCGACTCTCGGACCAGCACTG GTGAGGATTCAATTGGGTTAGGGATCAGCAGCCCAAGGGCGAGGACCATGCTTGAGGAGGAGGGCTTTGGTGCCTTTTACAAG CTTCCATTCCAAAGCAATAGCTGGCACACGTACAGAAGGGGAAAACTCGTGTGCAGAAGggggaaaataagaagaaatgagactctagtttttcaaaattgtaacttattataa